The following proteins are encoded in a genomic region of Streptococcus cristatus AS 1.3089:
- a CDS encoding competence protein, giving the protein MKNTQKNFKTIAYFPVLNEKELKEVFGGDSRNIFLKIKFKKK; this is encoded by the coding sequence ATGAAAAATACTCAGAAAAACTTTAAAACAATCGCTTACTTCCCAGTCTTGAATGAAAAAGAACTTAAAGAAGTTTTTGGAGGAGATTCAAGAAATATCTTCTTAAAAATTAAATTTAAGAAAAAATAA